One region of Culex pipiens pallens isolate TS chromosome 2, TS_CPP_V2, whole genome shotgun sequence genomic DNA includes:
- the LOC120416848 gene encoding uncharacterized protein LOC120416848 produces the protein MQQQEKRRELRLKKFWRTTTKPPTSSEDSGGCESPTKLGRKAFQQPHQNSINSPARNPPTCSLPLLQVWPSQDSPRGEADGQSFVFPLAPDDTHLGGLHHTSSLYHPAIASGSGSGDLRRNSLFVDQLQAGDSGIDSVQASPSPVAMPCHPMVVSNAISPSASPTVGSPTHSVDRNNRRPSTSLLHPDHARLFALRQPTSPDQSSLEDNTEFNGAVGNHGLCTASSSTTSSLTSVAVATLGHHPQRSSDPWLRPERDKDHLDLDQRRASTMTARLSLFDALDLEYALLRAAARGSVGPYSLSESLHKLTFTQSLAFPALARGLASKRRASTEQSSTRPLNPNESGLNTFAKVVTACVLVMVSFLVFLVVYKYVRT, from the exons CAACAAGAGAAACGTCGCGAGCTGCGGCTGAAAAAGTTCTGGCGGACCACCACCAAACCTCCCACATCGTCCGAAGACTCCGGCGGCTGCGAAAGTCCTACAAAACTCGGACGAAAGGCCTTCCAGCAGCCGCACCAGAATAGCATCAACAGTCCGGCTAGGAACCCGCCCACATGTTCCCTTCCGCTGCTGCAGGTGTGGCCCAGCCAGGACTCGCCACGTGGCGAAGCCGACGGCCAAAGTTTCGTGTTTCCGCTGGCCCCCGATGACACCCACTTGGGCGGTCTGCATCACACCTCCTCGCTGTACCATCCGGCGATCGCATCGGGCAGCGGAAGTGGCGACCTGCGGCGGAACTCCCTCTTCGTGGACCAGCTGCAGGCCGGCGATTCCGGGATTGACTCCGTGCAGGCGTCACCCTCGCCGGTGGCCATGCCCTGTCATCCGATGGTCGTGTCCAACGCCATCTCACCAAGTGCATCGCCGACGGTGGGTTCGCCGACGCACTCGGTGGACCGGAACAACCGGCGGCCGTCAACGTCCCTGTTGCACCCGGACCATGCCCGACTCTTTGCCCTGCGCCAACCGACGTCACCCGACCAA TCATCACTAGAAGACAATACGGAATTCAACGGTGCCGTGGGGAACCACGGCCTGTGCACGGCCAGTTCCAGCACGACCTCGTCCCTGACGTCGGTGGCGGTGGCCACCCTGGGACATCATCCACAAAG ATCCTCGGACCCCTGGCTGCGCCCCGAGCGTGACAAGGACCATCTCGATCTGGACCAGCGGCGCGCCTCCACCATGACCGCTCGCCTCTCCCTCTTTGACGCCCTGGACCTGGAGTACGCCCTGCTGCGAGCGGCCGCCCGTGGTTCCGTTGGGCCGTACTCCCTGAGCGAATCGCTCCACAAGCTCACCTTTACCCAATCGCTCGCCTTTCCGGCGTTGGCCCGCGGGTTGGCCTCGAAGCGGCGTGCCTCGACGGAGCAGAGTTCAACGCGGCCGCTCAACCCGAACGAGTCCGGCCTGAACACGTTCGCCAAGGTCGTCACCGCCTGTGTTCTAGTGATGGTTAGCTTTCTGGTGTTTCTCGTAGTGTACAAGTACGTACGGACGTGA